From Parambassis ranga chromosome 9, fParRan2.1, whole genome shotgun sequence, the proteins below share one genomic window:
- the LOC114441130 gene encoding P2Y purinoceptor 2 — MLENMTAEGFSSQLGNSSNISVSCLGETQPVSITVLLCLVFFIGFLLNAFSLWVFCCRSLCWTSGTMLQFHLALSDAIATPVTPMMAVYFAMGNHWPFGRFLCQVKIALLSSHFYGSTIFLTLISIHRYVAVVHFNQSCCMKQKEFVKKLCAGVWGLLLIQSLIFAFMLPPTKEGTHNQCLSIHQSNLVDSYFIINFILFIFGFLLPFFVSAVCYGCLANTLTHINVSTAKGLRVKVKSQRMIGMCLVIFGVCFLPLNLIRTVAVIVKKYYPEQCQVLLHLETAYYACLILAGVNSCLDPLLYCFGSQNFRDAFSSLRFGKVDVVNRSESEVTANQ; from the coding sequence ATGCTGGAGAACATGACAGCGGAGGGATTTTCTTCACAGCTGGGGAACAGCAGCAACATCTCAGTGTCATGCCTGGGAGAGACCCAGCCCGTGTCCATCACTGTCCTCCTGTGCCTCGTCTTCTTCATTGGCTTCCTCCTTAATGCCTTTAGCCTATGGGTGTTCTGTTGCAGGTCCCTTTGCTGGACCAGTGGAACCATGCTGCAGTTCCACCTGGCCCTCAGTGATGCCATCGCCACTCCGGTCACCCCCATGATGGCTGTGTACTTTGCCATGGGTAACCATTGGCCCTTTGGTCGCTTCCTGTGTCAAGTCAAGATTGCCCTGTTGAGTTCACACTTCTACGGTAGCACCATATTCCTCACTCTGATCAGCATCCATCGATATGTGGCTGTGGTACATTTCAACCAGAGCTGCTGCATGAAACAGAAAGAGTTTGTGAAGAAGCTCTGTGCAGGAGTTTGGGGTCTTCTGCTGATCCAGTCTCTCATCTTTGCTTTTATGCTTCCTCCAACTAAAGAAGGGACACATAATCAGTGTCTCAGCATCCACCAGAGCAACTTGGTAGACTCCTACTTCATCATAAACTTCATCCTTTTCATCTTTGGGTTTCTGCTCCCTTTCTTTGTGTCTGCTGTTTGCTATGGCTGTCTGGCAAACACCTTAACACACATCAATGTCAGCACAGCCAAAGGTCTTAGGGTCAAAGTAAAATCTCAGAGGATGATAGGCATGTGCCTGGTGATCTTCGGTGTGTGCTTCCTGCCTCTGAATCTGATACGAACCGTTGCAGTCATAGTAAAAAAATACTACCCTGAGCAATGCCAGGTTCTCCTGCATCTGGAGACGGCGTATTACGCTTGCTTGATTCTAGCAGGGGTGAACAGCTGCCTGGATCCACTACTGTACTGTTTTGGTTCACAAAATTTTCGAGATGCGTTTTCGTCACTCAGGTTTGGGAAGGTAGATGTTGTGAATAGGAGTGAATCAGAAGTGACTGCTAATCAGTAA
- the arrdc1a gene encoding arrestin domain-containing protein 1a yields MGKLQAFDIAFDNNKVVYSPGESITGTVTVKLAQALQCKAVKVSCNGFCGITSKVNDTTWTMEEQYFNSTISVADKGTVKQGEHTFPFKFLIPATAPTSFEGNYGRIIYRVRAFIDTPRFSKDYSTEKPFYMLSLLNLNELPDIWGPCSSAVTQQFTYMLMKTGTVVLKARTDLKGYTPGQVIQVTANIHNQSGKTTGNMAASLMQRVTYETKKPTHDVKTIAEVEGGVVKAGKEVEWKEQIIVPALPQSALTGCDLIKIDYYIKVSLKSPDVTLTLPIHIGNISLDKKQQPSKKAAPLSTEDTPDTPATTPDASATTTTPTLPPRPAPKPAPRPAPRSRTSFHNSPSAPPAEYHPGAEGGTQVNDDFPNKRQSQLVSPNAFSYAPGLFFSQSQQQNGPSPVPTGPPFTGSAGATGLYPPLNNASSAPLILPPNYDTSAYPHEAPPSYDESCNT; encoded by the exons ATGGGGAAGCTCCAGGCGTTCGATATCGCGTTTGACAATAACAAAGTGGTGTACAGTCCGGGAGAGTCCATCACCGGCACAGTCACCGTCAAACTGGCCCAGGCTCTGCAGTGTAAAG ccGTCAAAGTAAGCTGCAATGGTTTCTGTGGCATCACCAGCAAGGTAAATGACACAACATGGACAATGGAGGAGCAGTACTTCAACAGCACCATCTCTGTTGCAGATAAAG GAACTGTGAAACAGGGAGAGCACACGTTTCCCTTCAAGTTTCTCATACCAG CCACGGCTCCAACATCTTTTGAAGGCAACTATGGTCGGATCATTTATAGAGTGCGGGCTTTTATTGACACGCCACGGTTTTCTAAGGACTACAGCACCGAGAAGCCTTTCTACATGCTCAGCCTTCTCAACCTGAATGAACTGCCAGATATTTGG GGCCCCTGCTCATCTGCAGTGACGCAGCAGTTTACCTACATGCTGATGAAAACAGGCACGGTGGTCCTGAAGGCCCGCACTGACCTGAAGGGTTACACACCAGGCCAGGTCATTCAGGTTACGGCCAACATCCACAACCAATCAGGGAAGACAACAGGCAACATGGCAGCCAGCCTGATGCAG AGAGTGACCTATGAGACGAAGAAGCCAACCCATGATGTGAAGACAATAGCAGAAGTGGAGGGAGGCGTGGTGAAGGCTGGCAAGGAGGTGGAGTGGAAGGAGCAGATCATTGTTCCTGCTCTACCTCAGTCCGCTCTCACTGGCTGTGACCTCATAAAAATTGATTACTATATCAAA GTCAGTCTGAAATCTCCTGACGTTACGCTGACTTTACCCATCCACATTGGAAACATCTCACTAGACAAAAAACAGCAACCTTCCAAAAAAGCAGCTCCTCTTTCCACTGAAGATACACCAGATACACCAGCCACTACCCCAGACGcctccgccaccaccaccacgccCACGCTTCCCCCTCGCCCTGCACCAAAACCTGCTCCTCGGCCTGCCCCTCGCTCCAGGACGTCCTTCCACAATTCCCCCAGCGCTCCCCCAGCTGAGTACCACCCGGGCGCAGAGGGTGGGACACAGGTGAACGACGACTTCCCTAACAAGCGGCAGTCTCAGCTCGTGTCTCCCAACGCATTCAGCTATGCTCCAGGCCTCTTTTTCTCCcagagccagcagcagaacGGGCCCAGTCCTGTACCCACTGGGCCCCCATTCACTGGGTCAGCTGGAGCGACGGGGCTGTACCCTCCTTTGAATAATGCCAGCTCAGCACCACTGATCCTGCCTCCAAACTATGATACCTCTGCTTATCCACACG AGGCTCCCCCTTCTTATGATGAGAGCTGCAACACATGA
- the LOC114442008 gene encoding ectonucleoside triphosphate diphosphohydrolase 2-like, which produces MGLRYAQIILAVLLLISAIVGILLVVVPAKVMEAPAENMYGIVLDAGSSHTSMFIYKWPADKQNGTGIVSQHNECHVKGGGISSYAGIPGGAGKSLEACLNQAVKDIPKSRHHQTPLCLGATAGMRLLEEVNATESQRVIKEVENKLKSYPFKFKEAVILSGQAEGAHGWVTVNYLLENFVKYGFVGRWLNPGRETIGALDLGGASTQITFETSEKIENKSNLMELKLYGQNYRLYTQSFLCYGQDQFLRRLMAYLIKTQGIKPQLSHPCYPPNFQTHIKLGEDVFDSPCTKKYRPAQFNPEMDVTVVGTGDYQMCLNNVTKMFSFGNCSYSKCSFDGVFQPSVRGSFMAFSAYFFTHSYLNTLTNISITSPTQMEEAVKRVCSMDMSQMKAKTGKPEKYMKNVCAVANFVQVLLMKGYHFNETSFPSISFKEKAGGASVGWALGYMLSVSNTVPAESLRLVTALPLAVWAVVIFIFVALLLIAVGHLVMIYRNKRTKEDMV; this is translated from the exons ATGGGGCTCCGGTACGCTCAAATCATCCTTGCGGTTCTACTGTTGATTTCTGCAATAGTCGGGATTCTCCTGGTGGTCGTTCCGGCGAAAGTGATGGAGGCGCCTGCAGAAAACATG TATGGAATCGTCCTAGATGCAGGCTCATCTCACACCTCTATGTTCATCTACAAATGGCCGGCTGACAAGCAAAATGGCACCGGCATTGTGTCCCAGCACAACGAATGTCATGTAAAAG GTGGAGGGATTTCCAGCTATGCGGGTATTCCTGGTGGTGCTGGAAAGAGTTTGGAAGCCTGCCTCAACCAAGCTGTGAAAGACATCCCTAAATCCAGGCACCATCAAACTCCACTCTGTCTGGGAGCAACGGCAGGCATGAGGCTGCTGGA AGAAGTCAATGCCACTGAGTCCCAGCGGGTGATAAAAGAAGtagaaaacaaactgaaatcGTACCCCTTCAAATTCAAAGAGGCCGTCATCCTGAGTGGGCAGGCTGAGGGAGCACATGGCTGGGTCACCGTCAACTATTTACTGGAAAACTTTGTCAAG TATGGTTTCGTGGGGCGTTGGCTGAATCCGGGCAGAGAGACCATCGGGGCTTTGGATTTGGGTGGAGCATCGACTCAGATAACTTTTGAGACTTCTGAGAAGATCGAGAACAAGAGTAATTTAATGGAGCTGAAGCTTTATGGACAAAACTACAGACTCTACACTCAGAGCTTCCTGTGCTATGGTCAAGACCAGTTTCTGAGGAGACTGATGGCCTATCTTATTAAG ACTCAAGGTATAAAGCCACAACTGTCCCATCCCTGCTATCCACCCAactttcaaacacacatcaaGCTGGGGGAGGATGTCTTTGACTCTCCATGTACTAAGAAGTACAGACCAGCCCAGTTTAACCCTGAAATGGACGTGACAGTAGTGGGAACAGGAGATTACCAAATGTGCCTGAACAATGTGACAAAGATGTTCTCCTTTGGAAACTGCTCTTACTCCAAGTGCTCTTTTGATGGAGTGTTTCAGCCCAGCGTGAGAGGAAGCTTCATG GCATTCTCTGCTTACTTCTTCACTCACAGCTACCTCAACACGCTCACCAACATCTCCATTACATCTCCCACTCAAATGGAGGAGGCGGTTAAGCGTGTCTGCTCCATGGACATGTCTCAG ATGAAGGCAAAGACAGGGAAGCCAGAGAAATATATGAAGAATGTCTGCGCTGTCGCCAATTTCGTCCAAGTTCTCTTAATGAAGGGGTACCATTTCAATGAGACTTCATTTCCTTCCATCTCTTTCAAGGAAAAG GCTGGAGGAGCCTCTGTTGGTTGGGCACTGGGATACATGTTGAGTGTGAGCAACACAGTGCCAGCAGAGAGTCTTAGACTGGTGACGGCTCTGCCCTTGGCAGTCTGGGCTGTTGTAATCTTCATCTTTGTTGCTCTTCTCTTGATTGCTGTAGGACATCTGGTGATGATCTacagaaacaaaagaacaaaagaagacaTGGTGTAA
- the nelfb gene encoding negative elongation factor B, whose amino-acid sequence MFGGLPELGISNGEDLKETLTNCTEPLKAIDQFQMENGILLPTLQSALPFLDLHGTPRLEFHQSVFDELRENLMERVAIIAEGKDEDRYGKLEELLEKSFPLVKMPSIQPVVMQVLKHLPKVPEKKLKMVMADKELYKVCAVEVKRQIWQDNQALFGDEVSPLLKQYIVEKEAALFSSDLSILHNFFSSSPKTRRQGEVVLKLTQMIGKNVKLYDMVLQFLRTLFLRTRNVHYCTLRAELLMSLHDLDISEICSVDPCHKFTWCLDACIREKFVDGKRARELQGFLDGVKKGQEQVLGDLSMILCDPFACNTLVLSIMKNLQELLSQDALPRDSPDLMLLLRMLSLGQGAWDMIDSQVFKEPRLDLEVVTRFLPAMMSVVVDDHTFMVEQKLPSEEKSSLTYPTTLPDAFNRYLQENRVACEMGLYYVLHIAKLRNKNALQRLIPALVETYNDMAFSDIFLHLLTGHLTLLSDEFGSEEFCSVVFDGFLLTSFSSKENVHRHTLRMLVHLHHKVLPSYMETLMKTLEPPKQCSEPLKELHTQLMEKLEAQKKSPPPPDEAPSLDLGLHPVTMPATATPSTPVAPV is encoded by the exons ATGTTCGGGGGGCTGCCTGAGCTCGGAATATCCAACGGCGAGGATCTTAAAGAAACTCTCACCAACTGCACAGAGCCTCTGAAAGCCATTGATCAGTTTCAG ATGGAAAATGGCATCCTGCTGCCAACACTGCAGTCTGCTCTTCCTTTTCTTGACCTCCACGGGACACCGCGGCTTGAGTTCCACCAGTCTGTCTTTGATGAGCTCAGAGAAAACCTGATGGAGCGGGTGGCCATCATTGCAGAGGGCAAGGATGAGGACAG gTATGGAAAGCTTGAAGAACTACTGGAGAAGAGCTTTCCTCTTGTTAAAATGCCATCCATTCAGCCCGTGGTGATGCAGGTTCTAAAGCATCTACCCAAG GTGCCAGAGAAGAAACTGAAGATGGTGATGGCTGACAAAGAGCTGTACAAGGTGTGTGCCGTAGAGGTGAAAAGACAGATCTGGCAGGACAACCAGGCTCTTTTTGGGGATGAAGTCTCTCCCCTCCTAAAGCAGTACATCGTGGAGAAGGAAGCTGCTCTGTTCAGCAGTGACCTCTCCATCCTCCATAATTTTTTCAGTTCGTCTCCCAAAACACGACGCCAAGGCGAG GTGGTTTTAAAGTTGACTCAGATGATTgggaagaatgtgaagctgtaCGACATGGTGCTGCAGTTCTTACGAACACTCTTCCTGCGCACGCGGAACGTCCACTACTGCACTCTGAGAGCGGAGCTGCTGATGTCTCTGCACGACCTGGATATCAGTGAGATCTGCTCTGTGGACCCGTGCCATAAG TTCACATGGTGTTTAGATGCCTGCATCCGGGAGAAGTTTGTAGACGGCAAGCGAGCTAGAGAACTGCAAGGATTCCTGGATGGGGTGAAGAAAGGACAGGAGCAAGTGCTCGG GGACCTGTCTATGATCCTGTGTGATCCATTTGCCTGTAACACCCTGGTGTTGAGTATTATGAAGaacctgcaggagctgctgagtCAGGATGCCTTACCCAGA GACAGTCCAGacctgatgctgctgctgaggatgtTGTCACTGGGTCAAGGAGCATGGGACATGATTGACAGCCAGGTCTTTAAAGAGCCTCGTTTG GATTTGGAGGTGGTGACTCGCTTCCTGCCAGCGATGATGTCAGTGGTTGTAGATGATCACACATTCATGGTGGAACAGAAGCTTCCCAGTGAAGAAAAAAGCTCACTAACATATCCCACCACCCTGCCAGATGCCTTCAACAG ATACCTGCAGGAGAACAGGGTGGCCTGTGAAATGGGTCTCTACTACGTCCTCCACATTGCTAAACTGAGGAACAAGAACGCCTTGCAGAGGTTAATACCCGCCCTGG TGGAGACCTACAATGACATGGCTTTCAGTGACATTTTCCTGCACCTGCTGACCGGGCACCTCACCCTGCTCTCTGACGAGTTTGGATCAGAAGAGTTTTGTTCAGTGGTCTTTGATGGCTTCCTCCTTACTTCTTTCTCCAG CAAAGAAAacgtacacagacacaccctgCGGATGTTAGTGCACCTACACCACAAAGTGCTGCCATCCTACATGGAAACCTTGATGAAAACTCTTGAACCTCCTAAACAG TGCAGTGAGCCACTGAAGGAGTTGCACACCCAGCTGATGGAGAAGCTGGAGGCCCAGAAAAAGAGCCCTCCGCCGCCTGATGAAGCTCCATCTCTTGACCTGGGGCTGCACCCAGTGACTATGCCCGCCACCGCCACCCCCTCTACCCCAGTCGCGCCTGTCTGA